GCCGTTCCTGTTCGGCGCGAGTCGGACGAGAGTGGAAGACCAGGGGCCCCGACCTTCCACTCTCAGATTGTCAGCTGCCGGATGCCGCACGCCGGCGGCGATTCGCGGTCAGGGTGAAGGCTGCGAAGCCGGCTCCCAGCAGAGCGAAGGCGAGGGTGCCCCACGGCACCAGTTGCGACTCCAGCGGTAGTCCTGTGTGGGCGAGTGTCGCAGTCGTTCCGGTGTCGCCGCGGCTCGCCGCTGTTGCTGCAGCCGTGGTGGCGGTCGTGGTCGGAGTGGTCGTCGGCTGCACGATCGGGCCGGCGTTGGGGCCGACCGAAGCACTTGCCAGATCGACCTGGGCGGTGGTGCCGTTCGGCCCGAGACCGATCCGGAGAGCCGTCTCTGTGAACGTTCCGGCCGTCACGTCACGGTGGTTGACGGTGAACTGTGTGAGGTTCCGCAGGGCGATGCCGAGCAGTCCTTGGAAGGCGCTACCCAGGTTCATCACAATGGGGTCGACGATGGCACGGGCGGTCGTGATGGCGAGCGTCAGAGCAGGCCTCATTCCCACAGGCACGCCCGGAATTGCGGCTGTCGCAGTGGCAAGGTAGTCGTTCGCCTCCCGCGTGATCTGGTTCGACACGGCAAGGGGGATGAACTGGGTCAGGTCGGTGTCAGCCGGGAGATCGTTCAGGTCGCTGGGGAGACCCGCCGCCTGAAGGTCCGCCGTCGTCAGCTTCATGGTGAAGTCGGCAGGGAAAGGATTTGAGGGGGCAGGGGCCCCCGCGGCCGCCAGCGCGGCGATGACCGCGTCGAGGGCGGGTCTGATGGTCGAGACGGGCGTCGCTACCAGGGGGCCGCCCACCGTCAGGCCGAGGGCTCCCAGTCGATACCCGCCCGACTGCGCGCCGGCTGCACTCTGGTCGGCGGAAGCCGAGAGCTCGACGAAGTCGGCCTTGAGAGCGACAGGATCGGTCACCGGGTTGCCCACGAGGAGCGTCGCAGCGCTGCCTGTGGTCGGGGTGCCGACGGGTCCGCCCCTCGTGAGGGCAGGCCCCGCGAGCATGACGACAGTGCTGGCGACCGTTCCCGAGAACGCCATCGAAGACCCGTCATTGTTCGCGCGACCGTACTGACCGACTGCGCCGAGCCTGACGACGCCCGCGTCACCGAACAGCATCGCCGTCCCCCCTGCACTGAGGGCCGTCAGCCCGCTGATCGCTCCGGCGTCCAACGGCCTGTCGACGATGACGTCGCCCGCTGCAGTGGTGTTGACGGCATCAGCGCCCTTCAGGGTGGGCAAAGAGTCGAGTATCGAGGTGGTGAGCAGTGACGTGGTGACGAGCCTGCCCGTGCCCTGCGAGACGATCGTCTGCGCGTTGGCCGATGCGGGAACAGCGAGTGCGAGAGTGGTTCCCATCGCGAGTGAGGCGGCGAGCATCCGCCGCCCTACCCGGAACCGTTCTCCGGATATGCGCGAGTGAGTTCGGCCGCGGGGTGGTGCATTCTTCACTGGTGTCCTCCATGTTCACCCCACTGCCGGGGGTTCAGAAGGAAGAGTAGCGCATTAATGACGAATCATCATTAAATACGTCGCTGAGGTCTGCGCGTGATGGTCAGGATGAGGATGCCCGCGACGAGGAGCAGAAGCCCGACGACAATCGAGGCCGTGAACTGCTCGTGCAGCAGCAGTACCCCGAGAACGGTGGCGGTGAGCGGTTCGACGAGGGTGAGGGTGGCGGCGCGCGACGCAGGCAGGCGGCGGAGCCCGCGGGCGAAGAGGGTGTAGGCCAGCGCGACGGTCACGATGGCCAGCCAGGCCGTGCTCGCTAATCCGCCCGGCCGCGCGAGCCAGCCGAGGTCTGTCGTCAGGAGCACCGGTGCCATGATCACGGCTGCGGCGCCGAAGGTCGCGCCCATCGCGGCGGTGGGGGGCCAGCCCCGGTCGAGCAGCAGTTTGCTGCTGAGGGCGTAGACCGCGTACGAGGCGCCGGCTCCGAGCGAGCCGAGCAGGCCCACGACGGTCACGGTTCCGGATGCCCCGCTCCCCGACTGGGCAGGACTCAGGATGCCCGACAGCACGGCCACGCCGGCCGCCGCCACGGCAGTCGCCAGGGCCCAGCGCAGCCCGGGCGCCTTTCTGCGGACGCCCCACTCGAGCAGGCCGGTGAGCACGGGTGCCGATCCGAGTGCGACCAGCGTGCCGACTGCGACACCGTTCTCGTGGGTGCCGGTGAAGAAGGTGGGCTGGTAAGCGGCGACCCCGATGGCGCCGACGATGACGAGTGCCAGGGCCGCGGCCGGAGAGCGTCGTCGCCCTGGCGCTCGCGGCGGTGCCGAGGGGGAATCGTCTGACGGAGCGCAGAGTTCAGTGCCGGTCACGCCGCCGCGACGGGTGCGGGCGGCGATCGCCAGTGCGATCAGGGCGAGAAGTGCCCCGCCGAAGACGATCCGCGCCGCTCCGAGGGAGAGCGCGCTTGCGTCGGCGGCGCCGAGGGCCTGGGCGGTGCCGGTCGTGCCGAAGCAGACTGCGGCTGCGACCACGAGGAGGGTCGCGGCCCGGGTGCCCGTGTTCAGCGAGCGGCCCGGACTGGTCATCCCCCGATTCTGGCACAGGGCGCGGCGCGGTCTGGCGGCCGGGTGTGCCCCGGGCCAGATGGGTTCCGGGACCGTTCAGCCAAGGGGCGCATATCGCGTCAGAACGAGGGGCTTGGAGCGATATGGGACCCTTTGAGCCTCCTCAACGCGCCACGGCGGTCGGGCGCGCGCGGCGCGCCGACACGATCCGCGCGACCAGTGTCACCACCACGACCACCACAGCCGCCACGAGCGCCGCCATGGCCACGGGCCGGGAGGGGAGCGATCCCGAGACGCGGGAGACATCGATCCAGACCAGTCCCCAGGCCAGCGACAGCATCGGGGCGACGCTTCCCCGGCTCCAGACGGCGACGAGCACGCCGACCAGACCCGCCACGGCGACGATCGTGATGCCCCAGGCTTCGGGCGACCATCCGAAGCCCGTGAAACCGGCGAACTGCAGGTACGACGTGAGATTCGCGGCCGTCGCGACGCTCACCCAGCCGAGGTACAGGCCGAGAGTGCCGTCGACGAGCAGGGTGCCGATGAGCGAGCGGCGGCCGAGACCGCGGGTCGCGATGGCGCGCGAGTATGCCCAGCAGAGCGCCACCAGAAGCAGCACGATCACCACCGCGCTGAGGGCGAGGAGGCCCGCCTGCACGCTGAGGATCCAGGCCGCGTTCAACACCAGGGTGAGCAGCACCGGGTAGCCGAGGCGGCGCTGGCGATCATCCGCTCGCTGCGCTGGGAGGAACTGCCAGATCGCGTACGCCACGAGGCCGAGGTAGATGACGCTCCAGATCGAGAAGGCTCCGCCCGCCGGTGCGAGCAGTGTCGCGTCGGCGCTGAGCGCGCCGCCCGCGGCCTCTGCGATCGGGGTGCCGCCGGCGGCACCGGATCCGATGAAGGAGCCGACGAGGGCAACGACCGCACCCACGGCGACGAGCACCTGGCGCAGGCGGTCGGAGGAGGGGGCGTGCTGACCCGATTCGAGGTGTGCCTCGTGTGACGTCATGCTCCTATTCCAGAGGCTTTCCCCAGGGAAAAGCAAGACCGCGCTGCCGGTCGGATCGCTGTGGGAGGATAGGAGTATGGCTGAAAACGGTGAACAGGGCGCGCCCATCATGGCGGGTAGCGACGACGCGACCAACGAGGAGAAGACGGCCGGAATCCTTGCCCAGACCCGGCAGGACTACGCTGGCCAACCCCTGACGGTCGTGCTGCACAACCTCCGTGAGCGGTTCGAGCAGGCGAAAGTCGAGACCGACGACATCACGCTCGCCCGTCTGGCGCACCAGATCTCCGACAGCTAGACCGGCCGGTGGTGGCCAGCCGGTCGCCACACCCCGGCTCCGGGCGTCCTCCCCCCGGAGCCTCGTCCCCCCCTCCGGTTTCGTCCACCCGGGCCCTGTTCCCTCCGGGTTCGGCCATACGTGTGATCACTTCGAGGTGCCCCGTCCCATGCTCAGTCCGTCGACCTGGCCCGGCTGGTTCCGGGGAGCTCTGCTCGTCGCCGCGTTCTTCGCGCTGTTCCTTCCCCATGTGGGGTGGCTCGCGACGCTCGCCCTGGTGGTCGCTGCGCTGATCTCCTTCCGTGCCTCGGCGGCTCTCCGCCAGGGCGACGAGCTTCTGCGAGCCGAGCTGTTCGAGGTTCCGGTGGGGGAGCCGGTCTCCACGATCGAGGTCGCGGTCGATCATCCGTTCGAGGTCTATGCCACCGACTACCACCAGGAGGGCATCCTCGCCGTCGTCGAGGCCCGAACGGCCCTCGCGGAACCCGACGAGCCCCTCTTCGCCTCGCTCGAACTCGAACCGAACAATCCGTTCGACACGAACGCGGTGCGCGTGGAGCTGCTGCTCTACTACGGATCCCAGAAGGTCGGCTACCTGCCGCCCGGACTCAGCCGCGA
Above is a genomic segment from Subtercola boreus containing:
- a CDS encoding choice-of-anchor G family protein, which encodes MLAASLAMGTTLALAVPASANAQTIVSQGTGRLVTTSLLTTSILDSLPTLKGADAVNTTAAGDVIVDRPLDAGAISGLTALSAGGTAMLFGDAGVVRLGAVGQYGRANNDGSSMAFSGTVASTVVMLAGPALTRGGPVGTPTTGSAATLLVGNPVTDPVALKADFVELSASADQSAAGAQSGGYRLGALGLTVGGPLVATPVSTIRPALDAVIAALAAAGAPAPSNPFPADFTMKLTTADLQAAGLPSDLNDLPADTDLTQFIPLAVSNQITREANDYLATATAAIPGVPVGMRPALTLAITTARAIVDPIVMNLGSAFQGLLGIALRNLTQFTVNHRDVTAGTFTETALRIGLGPNGTTAQVDLASASVGPNAGPIVQPTTTPTTTATTAAATAASRGDTGTTATLAHTGLPLESQLVPWGTLAFALLGAGFAAFTLTANRRRRAASGS
- a CDS encoding DMT family transporter codes for the protein MTSPGRSLNTGTRAATLLVVAAAVCFGTTGTAQALGAADASALSLGAARIVFGGALLALIALAIAARTRRGGVTGTELCAPSDDSPSAPPRAPGRRRSPAAALALVIVGAIGVAAYQPTFFTGTHENGVAVGTLVALGSAPVLTGLLEWGVRRKAPGLRWALATAVAAAGVAVLSGILSPAQSGSGASGTVTVVGLLGSLGAGASYAVYALSSKLLLDRGWPPTAAMGATFGAAAVIMAPVLLTTDLGWLARPGGLASTAWLAIVTVALAYTLFARGLRRLPASRAATLTLVEPLTATVLGVLLLHEQFTASIVVGLLLLVAGILILTITRRPQRRI
- a CDS encoding tryptophan-rich sensory protein, with amino-acid sequence MTSHEAHLESGQHAPSSDRLRQVLVAVGAVVALVGSFIGSGAAGGTPIAEAAGGALSADATLLAPAGGAFSIWSVIYLGLVAYAIWQFLPAQRADDRQRRLGYPVLLTLVLNAAWILSVQAGLLALSAVVIVLLLVALCWAYSRAIATRGLGRRSLIGTLLVDGTLGLYLGWVSVATAANLTSYLQFAGFTGFGWSPEAWGITIVAVAGLVGVLVAVWSRGSVAPMLSLAWGLVWIDVSRVSGSLPSRPVAMAALVAAVVVVVVTLVARIVSARRARPTAVAR